A region from the Bacteroidota bacterium genome encodes:
- a CDS encoding FtsX-like permease family protein, with protein sequence MLRSYFTVAWRALRRQPGYAFINIFGLAIGIACFVLIVRYVQDELAYDQHHANADRIYRVVEIIEGAEESASQPLPVGETIWTDHDAQVEASVRFFNLQQPTVTFEYRPPTDGLVGADSAAAVQAGLIRHNEARFFFADSSLFDVFDVELLAGDPSRALTEPMTLLITPAIAAKYFGEDDPIGQTLTFEGQGQFEVTGVVAPQPDQSHIQYDILGAFVTLNQWMGPNLTENYYWNPAWTYVLLRGGVAPTALEAQFPAYVDRYFPDFIKADVRLYLQPLTDIHLRSALDFEMAPNSDIAYVYIFSAIAVFVLLIACINFMNLATARSAQRAKEVGMRKVLGAERGQLVRQFLGESILTTLAALVLAVPLILLLLPFLNELAGKALSVNPIEHPTVPLSLLMVVLVVGVLSGLYPAVFLSGFRPAKVLKGDLRVGNLKASAVLRKGLVVAQFALSIALLVGTFVAFQQLGYLQSKNLGFEEEQVVLVPTQRSPIIQQYDAFRSALQQHPGVLAVTATEDVPGSKYQTNSYGLDGQEDRVQFPRLLVHDEVVEALALDLVAGRGFSQDFGTDSSAVMVNEAMVRHLGWESPENALGRTFDDRTVIGVTSDFHYTSLRTPVGPFVLDRFAANNFGFFGRYLVIRLDAGNPTAALDHIAAQWAAFVPEKPFEYTFLDQSLAQLYRAERALGRVAAGFALFGILVACLGLLGMASFTAEQRTKEIGVRKVLGASVGNLILLLSRESVQLVLVAMVVAWPLAYLGLTRWLDSFAYQTSLSPIPFVLAGLIVLGVAFGTVSLQARRAAMTDPVAAIRRGE encoded by the coding sequence ATGCTCCGCAGCTACTTCACCGTCGCGTGGCGCGCGCTCCGTCGCCAGCCCGGCTACGCGTTCATCAACATCTTCGGGCTCGCCATCGGCATCGCGTGCTTTGTGTTGATCGTGCGCTACGTGCAGGACGAACTCGCCTACGACCAACACCACGCCAACGCCGACCGCATCTACCGCGTCGTCGAGATCATCGAAGGCGCGGAGGAGTCGGCCAGCCAGCCGCTGCCGGTCGGGGAAACGATTTGGACGGACCACGACGCGCAGGTGGAGGCGTCGGTGCGGTTTTTCAACCTCCAGCAGCCAACGGTCACGTTCGAGTACCGCCCGCCCACGGATGGCCTCGTCGGCGCAGACAGTGCCGCCGCCGTGCAGGCGGGCCTGATCCGCCACAACGAGGCCCGCTTCTTCTTCGCCGACTCGTCGCTCTTCGACGTGTTCGACGTGGAACTGCTCGCGGGCGATCCGAGCCGCGCGCTCACCGAGCCGATGACGCTCCTCATCACGCCCGCCATCGCGGCGAAGTACTTCGGCGAGGACGACCCCATCGGGCAGACGCTCACCTTCGAGGGGCAGGGGCAGTTCGAGGTCACGGGCGTCGTCGCGCCGCAGCCGGACCAGTCGCACATCCAGTACGACATCCTCGGCGCGTTCGTCACGTTGAACCAGTGGATGGGGCCGAACCTCACGGAAAACTACTACTGGAACCCGGCCTGGACCTACGTGCTGCTCCGCGGGGGCGTCGCGCCGACGGCGCTGGAGGCGCAGTTCCCGGCGTACGTGGACCGCTACTTCCCCGACTTCATCAAGGCCGACGTGCGGCTCTACCTCCAGCCGCTCACCGACATCCACCTCCGCTCGGCACTCGACTTCGAGATGGCGCCCAACAGCGACATCGCGTACGTCTACATCTTCTCCGCGATTGCAGTCTTCGTGCTGCTCATCGCGTGCATCAACTTCATGAACCTCGCCACGGCGCGGAGTGCACAGCGGGCGAAGGAGGTCGGGATGCGCAAGGTGCTCGGTGCGGAGCGGGGGCAACTCGTCCGGCAGTTCCTCGGCGAGTCGATCCTGACAACGCTCGCGGCGCTCGTGCTAGCCGTGCCGCTCATCTTGCTGCTGCTGCCGTTCCTGAACGAACTCGCGGGCAAGGCGCTGAGCGTCAACCCCATCGAGCACCCGACGGTGCCGCTGAGCCTTCTTATGGTCGTGCTCGTTGTGGGCGTGCTCTCAGGGCTGTATCCGGCCGTGTTCCTCTCCGGCTTCCGCCCGGCGAAGGTGCTCAAGGGCGACCTCCGCGTGGGCAACCTCAAAGCGTCGGCCGTCCTCCGGAAGGGCCTCGTCGTGGCGCAGTTCGCGCTCTCCATCGCGCTCCTCGTCGGGACGTTCGTCGCGTTCCAGCAGCTTGGTTACCTCCAGTCGAAGAACCTCGGCTTTGAGGAGGAGCAGGTCGTGCTCGTGCCCACGCAGCGCTCGCCGATCATCCAGCAGTACGACGCCTTCCGCAGTGCGCTCCAGCAGCACCCCGGCGTGCTCGCCGTGACGGCGACAGAGGACGTGCCCGGCAGCAAGTACCAGACGAACTCGTACGGCCTCGACGGCCAGGAGGACCGCGTCCAGTTCCCCCGACTCTTAGTCCACGACGAGGTTGTGGAGGCGCTCGCGCTCGACCTGGTCGCCGGGCGTGGGTTCTCGCAGGACTTCGGCACCGATTCGTCTGCCGTGATGGTCAACGAGGCGATGGTGCGCCACCTCGGGTGGGAGAGCCCGGAGAACGCGCTTGGCCGCACCTTCGACGACCGCACCGTGATCGGCGTGACCTCGGACTTTCACTACACCTCGCTACGCACGCCCGTGGGGCCGTTCGTGCTCGACCGCTTCGCGGCGAACAACTTCGGCTTCTTCGGGCGCTACCTCGTCATCCGCCTCGACGCGGGCAACCCCACGGCCGCGCTCGACCACATCGCGGCCCAGTGGGCGGCGTTCGTGCCGGAGAAGCCGTTTGAGTACACCTTCCTCGACCAGAGCCTCGCGCAGCTCTACCGCGCGGAGCGGGCGCTCGGGCGCGTGGCGGCGGGCTTCGCGCTCTTCGGCATCCTCGTGGCGTGTCTCGGCCTGCTGGGCATGGCGAGCTTCACCGCGGAGCAGCGCACGAAAGAGATCGGCGTGCGCAAGGTGCTCGGCGCGAGCGTGGGCAACCTGATCCTGCTCCTCTCGCGCGAGTCCGTGCAGCTCGTGCTCGTGGCGATGGTGGTCGCTTGGCCGCTCGCCTACCTCGGCCTCACGCGCTGGCTCGACTCGTTCGCCTACCAGACAAGTCTCAGCCCGATCCCGTTCGTGCTGGCGGGCCTGATCGTGCTCGGCGTGGCGTTCGGGACGGTGAGCCTGCAAGCCCGACGCGCTGCGATGACGGACCCCGTAGCTGCCATTCGGCGCGGGGAATAG
- a CDS encoding peptidoglycan DD-metalloendopeptidase family protein produces the protein MLSALPLRLLVLGSLVALAPLSWAQSTLSERIQSQNALRDLESEIEEFSARIDATRADEQTAMATLRELDAELGLREDLIASYRGRLRLLNARTDSLQRGVDALEAEIESLRESYATRARSAYKRSRLSDLALILSAQSVTQALVRARYLRRFTEDRQRQMDRVRERTAALEAQRIELDAAKGDVQGLIARERSEQSEIASRKDERTALVTQLSGQRAALEAEIRQREADATELRTRISALIQTERSEALNPADTRSEAEIARAARLSGSFRDNRGRLPWPALGTLVGRYGQRTNPVTNTITTAPGIDISTAAGAEVRSVFDGVVARASRMPSFGSYLIIEHGDVKTVYGNLSLVSVAPGDRVRSGQVIGRAGTATTPRGAGVFFALYDGNDEQDPLPWLRPR, from the coding sequence ATGCTGTCTGCTTTACCGCTGCGCCTGCTCGTGCTCGGGTCGCTCGTTGCGCTAGCTCCGCTTAGTTGGGCACAAAGCACGCTCTCCGAGCGCATCCAGTCCCAGAACGCCCTCCGCGACCTGGAGAGCGAAATCGAGGAGTTCTCCGCCCGCATCGATGCCACGCGGGCCGATGAGCAAACGGCCATGGCGACGCTGCGCGAACTCGACGCCGAGTTGGGGTTGCGGGAAGACCTGATCGCCTCCTATCGCGGGCGACTCCGCCTCCTAAATGCGCGCACCGACTCGCTCCAGCGCGGCGTCGACGCCCTGGAGGCCGAGATCGAGTCGCTGCGTGAATCGTATGCGACGCGGGCCCGATCCGCCTACAAACGGAGCCGCCTGTCCGACCTCGCGCTGATCCTCTCGGCGCAGTCCGTGACCCAGGCGCTCGTACGGGCGCGCTACCTCCGCCGCTTCACGGAGGACCGGCAGCGCCAGATGGACCGCGTCCGCGAACGTACCGCCGCGCTCGAAGCGCAGCGCATCGAGTTGGACGCCGCCAAAGGAGACGTGCAGGGACTCATTGCGCGCGAGCGAAGCGAGCAGTCTGAAATCGCCTCACGCAAGGACGAGCGGACGGCCCTGGTGACGCAACTCTCGGGGCAGCGGGCGGCGCTCGAAGCTGAGATCCGCCAGCGCGAAGCCGATGCCACGGAACTGCGTACGCGTATCAGCGCCCTCATTCAGACAGAACGCAGTGAGGCCCTCAACCCAGCCGATACGCGTTCCGAGGCAGAAATTGCCCGCGCCGCTCGGCTCTCGGGCTCGTTCCGCGACAACCGGGGCCGTCTGCCTTGGCCTGCCCTCGGCACGCTGGTGGGACGCTACGGCCAGCGCACCAACCCGGTCACCAACACCATCACGACCGCCCCCGGCATCGACATCAGCACAGCGGCGGGGGCCGAGGTGCGCTCGGTGTTCGACGGCGTTGTCGCGCGCGCCTCGCGGATGCCGTCGTTCGGCAGCTACCTCATCATCGAGCATGGCGACGTGAAGACGGTCTACGGCAACCTCTCGCTCGTGAGCGTGGCGCCCGGCGACCGCGTGCGAAGCGGCCAAGTCATCGGTCGTGCCGGTACGGCGACCACACCGCGTGGCGCTGGCGTGTTCTTCGCCCTCTACGACGGCAACGACGAGCAAGACCCGCTCCCCTGGCTCCGCCCGCGGTAG
- a CDS encoding glycoside hydrolase family 13 protein: protein MRRLLFVFALAFALPALAQPAIERVEPAFWWAGMVHTELQVLVYGDDLAGARVSLDAYPGVTLRETVAVESPSYVFLTLDLAPDVQPGTLTFRFDHPDGALTHAYELRPRTRQPGTYAQGFSSEDVIYLMMPDRFANGDVANDSIPGYLEGVDRSDVNARQGGDMRGVIDRLDYLDDLGLTAIWFTPVFENDMTPEYGAYHGYAATDMYAIDPRFGTNDEFIELVDACHARGMKVIMDMIHNHVGDRHWWMADPPTSDWFNSWEEYGQTNYVGAAALDPYASDSDRDRLLNGWFVREMPDLNQKNELLAQYLLQKTVWWIEHSGIDGIRMDTYVYPDKDYMARWVDYVMAEFPTFNIVGEAWLQRTAHQAYWQTGFEGHTDGYDARLRSVTDFQVHYALVRGFQDHSSLFELYIQLSQDYLYDHPNDLVTFLDNHDVPRYRTQVGGDAAAVRMALAVLLTTRGIPQVYYGTELAFENDGDEALGHGVRRQTMPGGWPDDDRSVFEAADRTPEEALTVEHFRALAQWRKTAEVVHDGRLTQFVPRNGTYVYFRWEDEPNGDAVMVVVNRNDEPYDLGLDRFSERLQGVTSGRDVVSGERYILDGEKVTLPARTTLVLELSR from the coding sequence ATGCGTCGTCTGCTTTTTGTTTTCGCGCTTGCTTTCGCGCTTCCCGCACTTGCCCAGCCCGCTATCGAGCGCGTCGAGCCTGCGTTCTGGTGGGCGGGGATGGTCCACACCGAGTTGCAGGTGCTCGTCTACGGCGACGACCTCGCCGGAGCCCGCGTGTCGCTCGACGCCTACCCCGGCGTGACGCTCCGCGAGACAGTCGCGGTAGAGAGCCCGAGCTACGTTTTCCTGACGCTCGACCTCGCGCCGGACGTGCAGCCGGGCACGCTCACGTTCCGCTTCGATCATCCCGATGGCGCCCTCACGCACGCCTACGAGCTACGCCCGCGTACCCGCCAGCCGGGCACCTACGCGCAGGGCTTTTCGAGCGAGGACGTGATCTACCTCATGATGCCCGACCGCTTCGCCAACGGCGATGTCGCCAACGACTCGATCCCGGGCTACCTAGAAGGCGTCGACCGCAGCGACGTGAACGCGCGCCAGGGCGGCGACATGCGCGGCGTGATCGACCGCCTCGACTACCTCGATGACCTCGGCCTCACCGCGATCTGGTTCACGCCCGTCTTCGAGAACGACATGACGCCCGAATACGGCGCCTATCACGGCTACGCGGCGACCGACATGTACGCCATCGACCCGCGCTTTGGGACCAACGACGAGTTTATCGAACTGGTCGACGCCTGCCATGCGCGCGGGATGAAGGTCATCATGGACATGATCCACAACCATGTCGGCGACCGTCACTGGTGGATGGCCGACCCGCCGACGTCGGACTGGTTCAACAGCTGGGAGGAATACGGCCAGACCAACTACGTCGGCGCGGCGGCGCTCGACCCGTACGCGTCCGATAGCGACCGTGATCGGCTGCTCAATGGCTGGTTCGTCCGCGAGATGCCCGACCTCAATCAGAAGAACGAGTTGCTGGCGCAGTACCTCCTCCAGAAGACCGTCTGGTGGATCGAGCACTCCGGCATCGACGGCATCCGGATGGACACCTACGTCTACCCCGACAAGGACTACATGGCGCGCTGGGTGGACTATGTCATGGCCGAGTTTCCCACGTTCAACATCGTCGGCGAGGCGTGGCTGCAGCGGACGGCGCACCAAGCCTACTGGCAGACCGGCTTCGAGGGGCACACCGACGGCTACGACGCGCGCCTCCGCAGCGTGACTGACTTCCAGGTGCACTATGCCCTCGTCCGCGGTTTCCAAGACCACAGCAGCCTCTTCGAGCTATACATCCAATTGTCGCAGGACTACCTCTACGACCACCCCAACGACCTCGTCACCTTCCTCGACAATCACGACGTGCCGCGCTACCGCACGCAGGTGGGCGGCGATGCCGCAGCCGTACGCATGGCGCTCGCGGTGCTCTTGACCACGCGCGGCATCCCTCAGGTCTACTACGGCACCGAACTCGCCTTCGAGAACGACGGCGACGAGGCGCTCGGCCACGGCGTACGCCGTCAGACGATGCCCGGCGGCTGGCCCGACGACGACCGCAGCGTGTTCGAGGCGGCGGACCGTACGCCCGAGGAGGCGCTGACCGTCGAGCACTTCCGTGCGCTCGCGCAGTGGCGGAAGACTGCTGAAGTGGTGCACGACGGTCGGCTCACGCAGTTCGTCCCGCGCAACGGCACCTACGTCTACTTCCGCTGGGAAGATGAGCCGAACGGCGATGCGGTGATGGTGGTCGTCAACCGCAACGACGAGCCCTACGATCTCGGCCTCGACCGTTTTTCGGAGCGGCTCCAGGGCGTCACCTCAGGCCGCGATGTCGTGTCTGGTGAGCGCTACATCCTCGACGGTGAAAAGGTCACGCTCCCTGCACGGACGACGCTGGTGCTCGAGTTGAGCCGTTGA
- a CDS encoding FAD-dependent oxidoreductase, whose protein sequence is MRDPVHILGGGLAGLATAYYAQRHGLAPTVFEAAPTLGGNARTLRFEDALVDTGAHRLHDKHAGATAAWHALLGDALRRVEAPSEIRYQGRGIAFPLRPLDAARQLGPRTLARVAVEVLPRLLRRSGPPATFRDLALDRYGPTLAESFLLSYSEKLWGLAANRLDPQVAGGRLRGLTVGTFLREFAGPRTATAHLDGVFLYPQHGFGMLADALAEAVGPDHLRTNARVTRVGYTSTDEGRTVQAVVVNHGAPVPVTQVVSTLPLSLLLGLLDPAPPAAVREAAARLRYRHVRLAILRLGRPSYSSHASLYFPEPSLPFTRLYEPKNRSPEMAPSDRTALVVEVPCSARDAWWTHDDESFTEALLAHLRRALGARLDPVLSMHSLRLPHAYPVLEVGHRVYVERVQAYLRRFTNLTLAGRASTFRYLHTHDLFAEAESWASRHAALRSVARSRTGTRLRAEG, encoded by the coding sequence ATGCGTGACCCGGTGCACATCCTCGGCGGCGGGCTCGCTGGGCTAGCAACCGCGTACTACGCACAGCGGCACGGCCTCGCGCCGACGGTGTTCGAGGCCGCGCCGACGCTGGGCGGCAACGCGCGGACCTTGCGCTTCGAGGACGCGCTGGTGGACACGGGTGCCCACCGTCTTCACGACAAGCACGCTGGGGCGACGGCGGCCTGGCACGCCCTCCTCGGCGATGCGCTGCGACGCGTAGAGGCTCCGAGTGAGATCCGCTACCAGGGGCGCGGCATTGCCTTCCCGTTGCGCCCACTTGACGCTGCCCGGCAGCTCGGGCCACGAACGCTGGCGCGCGTCGCCGTCGAAGTCCTCCCACGTCTGCTGCGCCGGTCAGGGCCTCCGGCTACGTTCCGCGACCTTGCGCTTGACCGCTACGGGCCTACGCTCGCCGAGTCCTTTCTGCTCAGCTATTCTGAGAAACTGTGGGGCCTCGCCGCCAATCGCCTGGACCCGCAGGTGGCAGGTGGGCGGCTGCGCGGGCTGACCGTCGGCACCTTCCTCCGCGAGTTCGCTGGGCCCCGTACCGCGACGGCTCACCTTGACGGGGTGTTCTTATACCCGCAGCACGGTTTCGGCATGCTCGCCGACGCGCTTGCAGAGGCGGTCGGCCCGGATCACCTCCGCACGAACGCGCGGGTCACCCGCGTCGGGTACACATCCACAGACGAAGGACGAACCGTCCAGGCAGTTGTCGTCAACCATGGGGCGCCGGTGCCTGTGACGCAGGTCGTGTCCACGCTGCCGCTGTCCCTCCTGCTCGGCCTGCTCGACCCGGCACCGCCCGCGGCCGTTCGGGAGGCCGCGGCGAGACTGCGCTACCGGCATGTCCGGCTGGCCATATTGCGGCTGGGCCGCCCCAGCTATTCGTCACACGCCTCGCTCTATTTCCCCGAGCCGTCGCTCCCATTCACGCGGCTCTACGAACCGAAGAACCGCAGTCCGGAGATGGCTCCGTCGGATCGGACTGCGCTGGTCGTGGAGGTACCATGTAGCGCGAGGGATGCCTGGTGGACCCACGACGACGAGAGCTTCACGGAGGCGCTGCTCGCGCACCTTCGTCGTGCGCTAGGGGCGCGGCTCGACCCGGTGCTGAGCATGCATAGCCTCCGGCTCCCGCACGCCTACCCGGTGCTAGAGGTTGGGCACCGAGTCTACGTGGAGCGCGTGCAGGCATACCTCCGCCGCTTCACGAATCTCACGCTCGCAGGGCGGGCCAGCACGTTTCGCTACCTGCACACCCACGACCTGTTCGCAGAGGCCGAGTCGTGGGCGTCGAGGCACGCGGCGCTGCGGTCCGTCGCGCGATCACGCACGGGAACGAGGCTGCGTGCCGAGGGCTAG
- a CDS encoding DUF4292 domain-containing protein: MRHVRLGSCLLLTGVLMAAAGCRTSQLVSDAPDAELPDAFPNHPAAAIVEAVRLEAQPLQTFESQSRIKVERPGQRATLSARLRQSADSLFGSLSGPFGIRVGEGLVTPDSFYVAYTFGGTYYTGPLDAASRFVPLPPSSRDLFASLTGTVTPLADADWTVASDSAHYLLATTLATPSGPVEQRLRVDPALWRVVEAVDYGPAGEILSIRTFSSFDQIDGIVVPRRVMIQAPSEEATVIFEHVKLTVNPPALTFPSPRPQGMDVERVE; encoded by the coding sequence ATGCGCCACGTTCGACTGGGATCTTGTCTGCTCTTGACGGGCGTGCTCATGGCAGCCGCCGGATGCCGGACGAGCCAACTCGTGAGCGACGCGCCGGACGCTGAACTCCCGGACGCCTTCCCCAACCACCCAGCCGCCGCCATCGTCGAAGCCGTGCGGTTGGAAGCGCAGCCGCTCCAGACGTTCGAGAGCCAGAGTCGCATCAAGGTCGAGCGCCCTGGACAACGCGCGACGCTCTCAGCTCGCCTGCGGCAGTCTGCCGACTCGCTGTTTGGCTCGCTGTCTGGCCCCTTTGGCATCCGCGTGGGCGAAGGCCTCGTCACGCCCGACTCGTTCTACGTCGCCTACACCTTCGGCGGGACCTACTACACCGGACCGCTCGACGCCGCCTCCCGGTTTGTCCCGCTTCCGCCGTCGAGCCGCGATCTGTTCGCGAGCCTGACGGGCACGGTCACCCCGCTGGCTGACGCCGACTGGACGGTCGCCAGTGACAGCGCACACTACCTCCTCGCCACGACGCTCGCGACGCCGAGTGGCCCCGTTGAGCAGCGCCTCCGCGTGGACCCCGCGCTCTGGCGCGTCGTCGAGGCCGTCGACTACGGTCCGGCTGGGGAGATCCTCAGCATCCGCACGTTCTCGTCCTTCGACCAGATCGATGGCATCGTCGTGCCGCGCCGCGTGATGATCCAGGCGCCGAGTGAGGAGGCGACGGTCATCTTCGAGCACGTCAAGCTGACGGTCAATCCACCAGCACTCACGTTTCCGAGCCCGCGACCACAGGGGATGGACGTGGAACGCGTGGAATAA
- a CDS encoding macro domain-containing protein, protein MNNPATLSPMRIVLAAVQPSMARAWRAHCSDLPFAEVHEGSILDLNVDAVVSPANSFGFMDGGIDAVYLDHFGRQLQDRLREVIVEQHAGELLVGTAAILPTGASTIRHLIAAPTMRVPMILRDSVNPYLAARAVLLLLRDGTFTDGVPVSDRVRSVAFPGLGTGIGQISPNICAHQVRAAIDEVVLGKHAMPRSWAEASERHQLLYTDRLTRLQHRR, encoded by the coding sequence ATGAACAATCCCGCCACCTTAAGCCCTATGCGCATCGTGTTGGCGGCCGTCCAACCTTCGATGGCACGGGCGTGGCGTGCGCATTGCAGCGACCTCCCCTTTGCCGAGGTGCACGAAGGCTCCATCCTGGACCTGAACGTGGATGCTGTAGTCAGCCCAGCCAACAGTTTCGGCTTCATGGATGGCGGGATCGACGCGGTCTACCTCGACCATTTTGGTCGCCAGCTTCAGGATCGCTTGCGCGAGGTCATCGTGGAGCAACACGCCGGTGAGTTGCTTGTCGGTACGGCTGCGATACTCCCGACGGGAGCCTCGACGATCCGTCACCTGATAGCGGCACCCACCATGCGCGTGCCTATGATTCTACGAGACTCAGTGAACCCCTATCTGGCGGCCCGTGCGGTTCTGCTGTTGCTGCGCGACGGCACTTTCACTGATGGCGTTCCTGTCTCGGATCGCGTTCGCTCCGTCGCGTTTCCTGGCCTCGGCACAGGCATCGGACAGATCAGCCCAAACATTTGCGCACACCAAGTGCGGGCAGCCATCGACGAAGTCGTGTTAGGCAAGCACGCAATGCCTCGCTCCTGGGCCGAGGCCAGCGAACGGCACCAGCTTCTGTATACCGACCGGCTAACGCGTTTACAGCACCGACGCTAG